From the genome of Candidatus Zixiibacteriota bacterium, one region includes:
- the hypE gene encoding hydrogenase expression/formation protein HypE, translated as MNDRTQGSPGSPTGPSDSRPTIQLGHGSGGRMTADLIRTVILARFANPTLAALDDSAELNIDGARLAFTTDSFVVDPIFFPGGDIGDLAVNGTVNDLAVCGALPGFLSAALIIEEGFPVSDLERIVSSMQRAARTADIQIVTGDTKVVNRGKADKIFVNTSGIGVIGRNVDLGPGRVREGDVVLVSGPIGNHGIAVLSQREGFAFGTAVTSDTAPLTPLTQSLINSCGHNLRFMRDPTRGGVAAVLNECAAGAAVQIEIDESAIPIDPPVAAACELLGIDPLHVANEGKLIAIVDASAADMALEALRSHHIGSRACLVGKVTAAGAGGRVTMKTRLGARRIIDVPLGEQLPRIC; from the coding sequence ATGAACGACAGGACACAAGGGAGCCCCGGTTCGCCCACCGGACCTTCAGACTCCCGCCCGACAATCCAGCTCGGTCATGGCAGCGGCGGACGCATGACTGCCGACCTCATCCGCACCGTCATCCTGGCCCGCTTCGCCAACCCGACCCTGGCTGCCCTTGATGACAGCGCGGAATTGAATATCGATGGCGCCCGGCTCGCCTTTACGACCGACTCCTTCGTTGTCGATCCGATCTTCTTCCCCGGCGGCGATATCGGCGATCTCGCCGTCAACGGTACGGTCAACGACCTCGCGGTGTGCGGCGCCCTCCCCGGTTTCCTCAGCGCCGCCTTGATTATCGAAGAAGGATTCCCCGTGTCTGACCTCGAAAGAATCGTTTCATCGATGCAACGCGCCGCGCGGACCGCCGACATACAGATCGTCACCGGCGACACCAAAGTCGTCAACCGGGGCAAAGCCGACAAGATATTCGTCAATACCTCCGGCATCGGTGTGATCGGCCGCAATGTCGATCTCGGGCCGGGCCGAGTCAGAGAGGGTGATGTCGTACTCGTCAGTGGACCGATCGGCAACCATGGTATCGCGGTCCTGTCTCAACGCGAAGGCTTCGCGTTTGGAACCGCCGTCACGAGCGACACCGCGCCTCTCACGCCGCTGACTCAGTCGCTCATCAACTCCTGCGGACACAACCTCCGCTTCATGCGCGACCCCACCCGCGGCGGCGTCGCCGCCGTCCTCAACGAATGTGCGGCCGGTGCGGCCGTTCAGATCGAAATCGATGAGTCCGCAATACCGATAGACCCCCCGGTCGCCGCCGCCTGCGAGTTGCTCGGTATCGACCCCCTGCACGTCGCCAACGAGGGAAAGCTGATTGCGATCGTGGACGCGTCGGCCGCCGACATGGCGCTCGAGGCCCTTCGGTCGCACCATATCGGTTCACGCGCTTGTCTGGTCGGGAAAGTGACTGCGGCCGGCGCCGGCGGTCGAGTGACGATGAAAACTCGCCTCGGCGCGCGCCGGATTATCGATGTGCCGCTCGGCGAACAACTCCCCCGCATCTGCTGA